The Hoplias malabaricus isolate fHopMal1 chromosome X2, fHopMal1.hap1, whole genome shotgun sequence genomic interval tatcttggaaagttcgttagtataggcgttcgttagtagaggttccactgtataacaCTTGATTAGAAAGAAAAGTGTTACAGTATGCTTTAACGCGAAccaatttctaaataaaaatgctGATGTTGATTTCATTTTCTTGTGCGACCTGGTGGTCTCCAGGCAGGTTTCCCTGCATGCCATTCCCCTCTACTTTTACATGTAACCTTTGCAGATTTTGAGATTTTAGAGGTGCAAGTACTTTGCTTGCTCTGCTCTTCATGAGTGCTTTCTGCATTACTGGCTACAGCTGCTGTTGGCTGTGGAAGGCTGTTTGTAGTTTTTGGTGTAGAAGGCAGGGCTTGGTCAGCAGCTCTTGTTAGCTCAAAGCTGATCACTTTCAGCAGGTCTAGAGCCAAGGGAATCACACTCACTACACCACCATAGTAGTTCCTTGCTTCATTGCAGCTCAGCCGGTTTATCTCATCATGTGGGTATCTGCAAGGAGGGCATTAAACAGAAGTTAGTAACACATcctaaaattattaaataattaagattaatgtaaaaaatgtatataaatatatagagaaATTAACCCCCCACTTTCAGTATTGTAGCAGGTTTGCAAGGGCACTACGAGGAATAGAATCTATTAGACTTTTCAAACATCACTTGCCTgatcagcatttttttaaaggtatttatttatttatttttaaatgactgaAATAAACTGAATGTGTGAGCACTGTAATGTGTGAGCCCCAGTAagtgattttatttaatgttgagAAATTAACAGATCACCACATAACTGAGCCTGTAGCTGGCTGATGTTGCAGTTTGAGCTGAGAAGTTTCTTGCAAGTCTCCAGAGCTTCACTTGAGTGGTTTAGTGTAGACGATGTGGACTCTACCAGCTTTAATACTGCCTCAAGATGTGCCATGATGTCAAGAAAGAGTGAGAAGATCCGCCTGTCTGTTGCATTGCTGCAGTGGTGGGTCATATATTTTTGCACCTGCATAGAGAAAGTTTTTAATTTGAGAAAAAGCAACCAGCTACATTTACATAATAATATGCTCAGGTAAAACATTGACTGGTTTGTACATTCCTGAGAAATCTCTGAACCATTGCCTCATCTTGCTGCCTTCAGTTGTGCCACAATAATATCCTAGCACAAAGACTAAAACTCTTGTCTGATTATGTCATATAAGGCTGAGAGGAACTGCCTCCATGTGGAGACAAGAGAACAGCTAGTCGGAATTGTTTTTGATCAGGGGCTATGCTTTGCAATGCACTGGCATCCTGACCatagacccaccacaacccaaATCATTATGGAgcggttacagaatatgaaggAATAAATGGTTAGTGGTGAAAGCGAAATAAAGAGAATAATGATTGTATTAATGGTCTGCAGAAAAGAACCATATATAATATGACAATGCACTAAACTAGGGTGACCGGGTCTGAGATGGTAAAAAAAGAGGATACGTCTCTTGGGGAGGGGGCTACGAcgactactgatgtgcagactgaccaataaatgtttacagagaaggttatcgaccaatcacggtagctctacagtcagaccgtccaatccgaagattttaggctacttcaccactccccttTCTCaatcaagcgaaccaatcggagtaggggagggcgggactagtttgtgaaagaaacgcatctcgaaattctatgaaagttctagaaaaacaaaatcccgaaattttgtgaaattccgcccggacgtttttttaagtctaaaaaagaggacatgtccgggtaaaagaagacgtctggtcaccctaactaaATTCTAATCTTAAACTGGATTGCCCCTTAATTTGTGCTTTGTTCTGTTAGTTTTGTACTTCACAAGTTTGTTTTAGGAACAtgattttacttttacttgagtcaGTATTTCACAAAAGTAACAATAATTTTGTGTGAACAAGGATTTAAGGTGTATTACTACTTCTGGTTGATTAAAGAAAAGTTTAAGTAGGTGtcgtaatttaatttaattgaacTGAATATACTTTATTTATCCCCAAGGGTTAATAAATCATGGTGGGCCGACAGACATTAAAAAACATTAGGACAGCAGACGATAACAAATGTTTAATCACTAGAAATAAAACCAATCCAAACAACTAATGAATATTCTCATTCAGTAGCACAGTCCAACATTTAGGACAACGGCACCGACAACCATGAGGCAACAATTCAAAAGTAAGATATAAGTCTTCAAGTGTGGTGTACCTGAGCTACTGAAGACACTGGCTCAGCTTTTTCACGAGCTTGTTCTCTGGACCTCCCCAGTGCTGCAATGAATATAAACTGCTGCTGCTTGAACAGTTTATGTTTCTGCTCAATGGATAGCAGTCTTTCACGTACTTCATTCATTCTGGCACTTTCCTCATTTAAACCTGTCCATGAGAATTGTGACCTTTTAAAATCACCATTTGGAAGCTGTTAGTAAATTGAATTAGTTTTATGCAAAAGTCTGTGCACCCCTGGTTCAATGACATTttgatttaatacatttttcaacACCTATGAGTTattttttccaaaatgttttCCACATGTTATAAAACAGCTGTTTActtactgacacctagtggcctgtgACCTATTTTTAACATGGATCACCCCAGTGTGAGGGGCCTCTTCTAAATTGAATCCTTTTTCTTAGATTAATTGCACTTCATGCAACTTCTTGGTGGTTTAAATTGCTATTTAAATGTGTTGACTCACATCAAATGTGTCTTTCTTAAAACCgttaaaataagtttaaattATAGCTAAAGTTCTTCTTTCTATATAGTAAACACAGTAGTGGTAAATATAGCGTGTGAACTAATAATCGGCAAATATGCTTTAACTTATTTTTCGCTGTAGTTCATGCATCAACCTTTTAATTTCACAGACTCCAGGGGGTGCAAAATCTGTCTGAATGAAGCCTTATAGAAAATATCAATACAGAGCCTTTCACAGCTGCAGGCAAGCAGAACATTACAGGTAATAACACATATGCGCTTAAATGACATCACAGTTAAGATAACACAGACTTATGAAAACAAATGATTATTTAACTTCTTTTACCTATTTCACGACGAGTGTTTTCAATCAGAAATCACACTTCAGGCAGTTTTGTATAGCCGTTTACCGTCACTGTTATTGGGCAGTTGCTGAGCAACCGTTAAGTTTTCTGCGCATGCGGGATTGCCGAAGCAGAGGTTTTCTAAAAGGAGAAACACCACTCGGCGATGTTTTCTCAGTCTGACGATAGAGGGCGCAgtacagaaaacaaaaattaatttgGTTAAGTAATGAATTAAAATTTATTACTTAATTAAAAGTTCCAGTGAGACAAAATGTTCTCAAGCCaaggaacataatgtataacctgcattactatcagtgccatatcctgcatATTGAAGTAGCCTTGTGTAACATTTTATGTAGTCAACAACAAATTCTGaaatcaaattacactttcaattacatttcaatatatttcaacaaatgtataaatattataaataacaaacattctAAATAAAAAGCCCTTTTCTAATTTcaagtaaaatgtacaaataaaacattgattttgaaaaaaaacacacacacgtaaatAAAGTCCTTAATaacttgtagttgcagttgacttactCTGTTATAaaaccagcaatctgattggttcttGTTGCTGGAGGGCGGGTGCCAATCAGCATAATAACGAGAATCGTTCCCGTAATTgttcccttatttttaaagtttctggttttactTCACACAAAATTGTCTtcctgaaagtgtcccaaaagagcttttatcacgtcccttgggctatttttactggccccagaaCAGCGGTGTCTGAAGCCCTGTCCTGTGTGTGCATTTGAGTCACAGCGCTCAttataatgcacagatctggttggctgagtagcctcacgtgtgatatACGATTAGTACattcctggagcgctaaaacTTAACATTAATGACTAGAGGAGTCACACcatttttctgttaaaaattaaacagctcttaatagtgtatcagttacaggtccatgTCCGGATAGGACAGCGTCTGGGTCCGGACTCGGGCCGCCTATTCGCGACACATGCTTTCGAGTATAGCTTTTCGTACTGTTAATAAATTTAGGTAATGTCATGACATTCATGACGTCAGCGACCAATGAGCTCGGCTCTTTGCCATCCAGTCAGCACTCAGCAGCAGGAAAACTTAAGCGGCTTTAAATATTTCCACGTATAGACAAATGAAAATATTGCCACAGGTTATCATTAACTTTCTAATGGAAAAAAGTTAACTTTccaaaatttacaaaaatttCCCCCATACATGGCTAtaactatattttattttcattattatttatttatttatttatttatttattgctataTTCGGCCGTTATTCATGGACACTCAGGCGagcgccctctagtgttcgTCAGTGATATTGCTTGTCTACAGCGATATACAGGATGTGGTCAGTCTCTTTAAAAAAACTGTGGTGATCGGTTTGTTCGGTAGCTATAGAAACTGGTCAGACGCGCGGCCTGGTAACGCAGGCTTGATCGGTTATCGTCAATTCAATCGGATTTCACTGCAGTAGAGGAAATCCCTGGGGCGTTCAACGCTgctgaaagaaaacacaaaatcaaggttagtaaaataaaacaaaatgactgtgtACATAAACTCgacatatacaggtgctggtcataaaaatagaatatcatgaaaaagttgatttatttcagtaattccattcaaaaagttaaactggtttattatactcattcattaaacacagaccgatatatttcaagtgtttatttcttttaatttgatgattataactaacAACTTataaaaaccccaaattcagtatctcagaaaattagagtattacttaagaccaatacaaaaaaaaagaatttttataaatgctggccaactgaaaaatacaaacatgaaaatgtacagcactcagtacttagttggggctccttttgcctgaactACTTCAGCAGTGCGCCGTGGCATGGATTCattctgtggcactgctcaggtgttatgagagcccaggttgctctgatagtggtcCGCTGcttttctgcattgttgggtctggcatattgcatcttcctcttcacaataccccatagattttctatggggttaaggtcaggtgagtttgttggccaattaagaacagggagaccatggtctttaaaccaggtactggtagctttggcactgtgtgcaggtgccaagtcctgttggaaaatgaaatctgcatctccataatgttggtcagcagcaggaagcatgaagtgctctaaaacttcctggtagacggctgctttgacctaggacctcagaaaacacagtggaccaataccagcagatgacatggcaccccaaaccatcagtgactgtggaaactttacactgggcctcaagcaacgtggattttGTGCCTcacctctcttcctccagactctgagaCCTACTTTCTTCAgaaaacataactttggaccactcagcaccactttttgtctttagcccaggggcGAGATGCTTCTGGCACTGtcctgtctcttgttcaagagtggcttgacacaaggaatgcgacagctgaaacctgtgtcttgcatacgtctgtgcatggtggttcttgaagcgctgactccagcctttgtgaatctcccccatatttttgaatgggttttgtttcacaatcctctccagggtgcggatgtccctattgcttgtacactttttactaccacatcttttccttcccttcgcctctctattaatgtgcttggacacagagctctgtgaacagccagcctctttagcaatgaccttttgtgtcttgccctgcttgtgtaaggtgtcaacgatcgtcttttggacaactgtcaagtcagcagtcttccccatgattgtgtagcctacagaaatagactgagagaccatttaaaggcctttggaggtgttttgagttaattagctgattagagtgtggcaccaggtgtcttcaatattgaaccttttcacaatatt includes:
- the LOC136677510 gene encoding sperm acrosome-associated protein 9-like is translated as MNEVRERLLSIEQKHKLFKQQQFIFIAALGRSREQAREKAEPVSSVAQVQKYMTHHCSNATDRRIFSLFLDIMAHLEAVLKLVESTSSTLNHSSEALETCKKLLSSNCNISQLQAQYPHDEINRLSCNEARNYYGGVVSVIPLALDLLKVISFELTRAADQALPSTPKTTNSLPQPTAAVASNAESTHEEQSKQSTCTSKISKSAKVTCKSRGEWHAGKPAWRPPGRTRK